From the Mycobacterium noviomagense genome, the window GGTGTTCGGGCGGGCCAAGGTGGTGCTCGCCCGGCTGGTCGTGCCCACGACGCAGCTGCTGTCGGTGCACGCGGAGGTGCACCGGCTGTGCCTGCCGCATATGGCGCCCAGCCCCATGGCCAACAGCACGCCCGGCAACTGGACCGCCCATATCACGATGGCCCGCCGGGTGGGTGGCGCCCAGCTGGGACGGGCGTTGCGCATCGTCGGCCGGCCATCCGAAATCGCTGGCAGCATTACCGGTTTGCGCCGCTGGGACGGAAACAAGAAGGCCGAGTATCTAATCGGCTGACGCCGACTATCCGCCGAACAGCAGATACAAACCGGTGAACGTGTAGCTGACCATGACCAGCATCATCGTGAGCTGGCCGGTGAGTTGGTGACCCGCCGGCAGCAGCCGAAGGGCTCGGTCGTGGGCCGCGATGACCGCGACGATGTGACCGACGACCACGCATGTCACCTTGATGCCCGCCAATACCGACGGGTGCATGGACAGCACATAGGCGACGTGCAGATGCGCCAGCCCCAGCACGTTCCAGCCCCGGCCGAACGGGTCGGCGAGCGCGAAGACGGCCCGCTGGCCCCGCTCGACCAAATACGACAGATAGTGGGCGAAGATGTAGCCCACCACGATAGGGATCAGCGAGTGCGCCATCTGGCCAGGC encodes:
- a CDS encoding 2'-5' RNA ligase family protein; the protein is MVHSIELVFDDGTEAAIRRIWNDLAAAGIPSQAPASRPHATMAVAERIEPEVDALLAPVVHQLPRDCTIGAPVVFGRAKVVLARLVVPTTQLLSVHAEVHRLCLPHMAPSPMANSTPGNWTAHITMARRVGGAQLGRALRIVGRPSEIAGSITGLRRWDGNKKAEYLIG